The following are encoded together in the Bacillus cereus group sp. RP43 genome:
- a CDS encoding 2-hydroxycarboxylate transporter family protein: MGIQKNVEAVSFSEGNELKSESFASKIMNVKIGVIPLPLYVVLAAIIYGASVYNKLPADMIGGFAVIMIMGIFLGDIGMRIPILKNIGGPAILSLFIPSLLVFFNWMNPASMEAATMLMKKSNFLYLYISCLVVGSILGMNRKVLVQGFVRMFIPLVVGTLASVAVGLLVGSLFGFEMKQTFFFIIVPIVSGGIGEGILPLSLAYSDILNESSATFVSQLIPAAIIGNMFAIVSAGYMKRLGEKKPELSGNGVLVKTDNQADLLKEQNTEKPIDFSLMGAGLLIACTFFIFGGFASKFIGIPGAIIMIFSAALVKYFKLMPAKMEQGAFHLYKFISKNLTWPLMVGLGLLYIPLKDVAAVLSVGYVVVCASVVLTMVASGFLVGKVMKMYPVESAIVTGCHSGLGGTGDVAILSASNRMELMPFAQISTRLGGAAMVVTATILLKMFS, translated from the coding sequence ATGGGAATTCAAAAGAATGTGGAAGCGGTATCATTTTCTGAAGGCAATGAATTGAAAAGTGAATCTTTCGCTTCTAAAATTATGAACGTTAAAATCGGTGTTATACCTTTACCGTTATACGTAGTATTGGCTGCTATTATTTATGGAGCATCTGTATATAATAAATTACCAGCAGATATGATTGGTGGTTTTGCAGTTATTATGATCATGGGTATTTTCTTAGGTGATATTGGAATGAGAATTCCAATATTAAAAAATATCGGTGGTCCAGCAATTCTCTCATTATTTATTCCATCGTTACTTGTATTTTTTAACTGGATGAATCCAGCTTCAATGGAAGCTGCGACTATGTTAATGAAAAAATCGAACTTTTTATATTTATATATTTCTTGTTTAGTAGTTGGAAGTATTTTAGGAATGAACCGTAAAGTGTTAGTGCAAGGTTTCGTTCGTATGTTTATTCCTTTAGTAGTAGGGACGTTAGCTTCTGTAGCAGTGGGCTTATTAGTCGGTTCACTGTTTGGATTTGAAATGAAGCAGACATTCTTCTTTATCATCGTACCAATTGTGAGTGGTGGTATCGGGGAAGGGATTTTACCATTGTCGCTAGCTTATAGTGATATTTTAAATGAATCATCAGCAACATTTGTATCACAGCTTATTCCGGCAGCTATTATTGGGAATATGTTTGCAATCGTGAGTGCAGGGTATATGAAGCGTTTAGGTGAGAAGAAACCGGAGCTTAGTGGTAACGGTGTATTAGTGAAAACAGACAATCAAGCAGATTTATTAAAAGAACAAAATACAGAGAAGCCAATTGACTTCTCATTAATGGGAGCAGGTTTATTAATTGCATGTACGTTCTTCATCTTCGGAGGATTTGCTTCTAAGTTCATCGGTATTCCTGGGGCAATCATTATGATTTTCTCAGCAGCACTTGTGAAATACTTTAAATTAATGCCAGCAAAAATGGAGCAAGGAGCATTCCATTTATATAAATTTATTTCAAAGAATTTAACTTGGCCGTTAATGGTCGGGTTAGGATTGCTATATATTCCGTTAAAAGACGTAGCAGCAGTTCTTTCGGTAGGATATGTTGTTGTGTGCGCATCGGTTGTTCTTACAATGGTAGCATCAGGTTTTCTTGTAGGGAAAGTAATGAAAATGTATCCAGTTGAATCAGCAATTGTAACTGGATGTCATAGCGGTTTAGGTGGAACTGGAGATGTTGCTATTTTATCAGCTTCAAATCGTATGGAATTAATGCCGTTCGCACAAATTTCAACGCGTTTAGGTGGGGCTGCAATGGTCGTAACAGCGACAATTTTATTAAAAATGTTTTCATGA
- a CDS encoding response regulator, translating to MIKVLIVEDDPMVAMLNTHYLEQVGGFELVYAVNSVKEAIEVLEKSRVDFILLDIFMPEETGFELLMYIRNQEKEIDIMMISAVHDMGSIKKALQYGVVDYLIKPFTFERFKEALTVYREKFTFMKEQQKISQSELDSLILQKEKRESFDYKELPKGLTKQTLQLIWQQIKLLHGQAFTTDEMAKLVGVSRVSIRKYVMFLTEIGVLENEMVYQHVGRPVSKLRCIDQNKIDFYV from the coding sequence ATGATCAAAGTTTTGATTGTAGAAGATGATCCGATGGTTGCGATGTTAAATACGCATTATTTAGAGCAAGTAGGAGGGTTTGAACTTGTCTATGCAGTTAACTCAGTTAAAGAAGCGATAGAAGTATTAGAGAAGTCACGAGTAGACTTCATATTACTTGATATTTTTATGCCTGAGGAGACTGGATTTGAGCTTTTAATGTATATTCGAAATCAAGAAAAAGAAATTGATATTATGATGATTTCAGCTGTGCATGATATGGGAAGTATCAAAAAAGCATTACAATATGGAGTTGTAGACTATCTAATTAAACCATTTACATTTGAACGCTTTAAGGAAGCATTAACTGTGTATCGAGAAAAATTTACTTTCATGAAAGAACAACAAAAAATTAGTCAATCGGAATTAGATTCGCTAATTTTACAAAAAGAAAAAAGAGAGTCCTTTGACTATAAAGAGCTTCCGAAAGGATTAACAAAGCAAACATTACAACTAATTTGGCAGCAAATCAAATTGCTTCACGGACAAGCATTTACAACAGATGAAATGGCGAAATTAGTAGGGGTTTCAAGAGTTTCTATTCGAAAGTATGTAATGTTTTTGACTGAAATTGGAGTTTTAGAGAATGAAATGGTGTATCAACATGTGGGAAGGCCGGTAAGTAAATTAAGGTGCATTGATCAAAATAAAATAGACTTTTACGTATAA
- a CDS encoding DcuS/MalK family sensor histidine kinase, with amino-acid sequence MKKRNRLWNLWKTITLLVCTVVIFSLLVTDILISHNVERTTEESQAEKAKTIAHIVANDSLVIDGLIGKADTSAIQTYTNRILKNTGVQFIVVMDMNGIRKSHPNPQKIGHHFIGGDEGPALKGKEHVSLAEGTLGISMRVFVPIFSETGEQLGAVAVGISADNVKERVKQSRHIIYIGVGVGVLVGIIGAILLARHIKKSLFGLEPHRIAKILEERNTMLQSVKEGIIAVDKEAKVTLINNEAKRLFKKSGLEEDFIGKDVELYMPNSRIKEVLQTGEVQLNEEQKIYGITIVTNRVPLYVKGEIVGAIATFRDKTEIRKLAEELTGIRLYAEALRAQSHEFMNKMHVVLGLTHMKQYEELQKYVSSMVSEHQYEIGGIMKKIQSPVFAGFLLGKLSYAREKNIKLIIKKDSYLPEIYDERIIHELITIVGNLINNALDAVTNCEKKQVEVGIQYGDTLIITVQDTGKGIKEDEIDALFIKGYSTKGDNRGYGLHLVKESIQRINGEIYVHSLLGTGTTITIEIPKGRDER; translated from the coding sequence ATGAAAAAAAGAAATAGACTATGGAATTTATGGAAAACGATTACATTGTTAGTTTGTACAGTTGTAATTTTTTCTTTACTTGTGACAGATATATTAATTAGTCATAATGTAGAACGAACAACGGAGGAAAGCCAAGCCGAGAAGGCAAAAACGATTGCACATATTGTAGCAAATGATTCGCTTGTAATCGATGGTTTAATTGGGAAAGCGGATACTTCCGCAATCCAAACGTATACAAATAGAATATTAAAAAACACAGGTGTTCAATTTATTGTAGTTATGGACATGAACGGAATAAGAAAATCACATCCAAATCCTCAAAAAATAGGTCATCATTTTATTGGGGGAGATGAAGGGCCTGCATTGAAAGGAAAGGAACATGTATCGCTAGCAGAAGGAACTTTAGGTATTTCAATGCGAGTGTTTGTACCAATATTTTCTGAAACAGGTGAACAGCTTGGAGCAGTAGCTGTCGGTATTTCAGCAGATAATGTAAAAGAAAGAGTTAAGCAAAGTAGACATATTATTTATATTGGTGTCGGAGTTGGAGTATTAGTTGGGATTATAGGAGCAATATTGCTAGCTAGACATATAAAGAAAAGTTTATTTGGTCTTGAGCCGCATAGGATAGCGAAAATTCTTGAAGAAAGAAATACGATGTTACAATCGGTCAAAGAAGGTATTATTGCTGTAGATAAAGAAGCGAAAGTAACGTTAATTAATAATGAAGCAAAACGGCTATTTAAGAAAAGTGGACTTGAAGAAGACTTTATTGGTAAAGATGTTGAATTGTATATGCCGAATTCACGTATAAAAGAAGTGTTGCAAACAGGAGAGGTACAATTAAACGAAGAACAAAAAATTTATGGGATTACGATTGTTACTAATCGTGTTCCTTTATATGTAAAAGGAGAAATAGTTGGTGCAATTGCAACATTTCGTGATAAAACAGAAATTAGAAAATTAGCAGAAGAATTAACTGGTATTAGGCTATATGCGGAAGCATTACGGGCTCAATCTCATGAATTTATGAATAAAATGCATGTCGTATTAGGGTTAACACATATGAAGCAGTATGAAGAATTGCAGAAATATGTAAGTAGTATGGTATCAGAGCATCAATATGAAATTGGGGGGATTATGAAAAAAATTCAAAGCCCAGTATTTGCTGGATTTTTACTAGGTAAACTTAGTTATGCTAGAGAGAAAAATATAAAGTTAATTATAAAAAAAGATTCTTATTTACCAGAAATATATGATGAGCGTATCATTCATGAACTGATCACCATTGTCGGAAATTTAATTAATAATGCATTAGACGCAGTGACGAACTGTGAGAAGAAACAGGTTGAAGTTGGAATACAATATGGGGATACATTAATTATTACAGTACAAGATACAGGGAAAGGCATAAAAGAAGATGAAATTGATGCATTATTTATAAAAGGTTATTCCACAAAGGGTGATAATCGGGGGTATGGTTTGCATCTTGTAAAGGAAAGCATACAGCGAATAAATGGGGAAATTTATGTTCATTCATTGTTAGGAACGGGAACGACAATAACGATTGAAATACCTAAAGGTAGGGATGAGAGATAA
- a CDS encoding methyl-accepting chemotaxis protein → MQNIFNWVKSMSIKKKLIISFFIILTIPGLIIGGFSYQTARTNFEHQMTDKAKENISVLNTVISQNIEEKFVDATYFADILTEDTYPNGQEEIVRTKLAQYIKLHPEVEGIYIGTQTGKFIREPFIQMSDGYNPTDRSWYKEAHENKGKVIVTAPYQSASTKNMVVTIAKEVKDGKGVIGINLNLDNILKISKMINIGEKGYAVILDQDQQIVSHPSRKPGSKVTEPWIKPIYEDKQGNVSYAEQDDKKNLIFATNEKTGWKVVGVMFDEEITQAANPVFYKTLIVIAIAIVFGSVLIYFITNSITRPLRKIAESAHKISKGDLTETITIHSKDDIGKLGNSFNEMSTSLQDVITQISFSAEHVAASAEELTASVQQANDATDQITIAMEQVSGGAESQRQGVEEGAATLQQVNTAIQDVTGSAESISISSLHARERAEEGEELVEQTAKQMQSISKSVSQSDAIIKLLDEKSKQVGAISEAIQNIATQTNLLALNAAIEAARAGEQGRGFAIVADEVRKLAEQSGESSGEIANLITEIKADIEHTVKAMDNVSGEVQQGLEVVTKTKVSFTEILSSTTHIVSQVNQMVETTKIIAGDANAVTNAIDEIAAAAEENTASMQSVAASTEEQVNSMEEISSASQNLAEMAEELQAMTSKFKV, encoded by the coding sequence ATGCAAAATATATTCAACTGGGTTAAAAGTATGAGTATCAAGAAAAAATTAATCATTTCATTTTTTATTATTTTAACTATACCGGGACTTATTATCGGTGGTTTTTCATATCAAACTGCCAGAACAAATTTTGAACATCAAATGACAGATAAAGCAAAGGAAAATATTTCAGTTTTAAATACTGTTATTTCTCAAAATATAGAAGAGAAATTTGTTGATGCGACGTACTTTGCAGACATCTTAACAGAGGATACATATCCAAACGGACAAGAAGAAATAGTAAGAACGAAGTTAGCGCAATATATAAAGCTTCATCCAGAAGTAGAAGGTATTTATATTGGAACGCAGACAGGAAAGTTTATAAGAGAACCATTTATTCAAATGTCTGATGGCTATAATCCAACAGATAGATCGTGGTATAAAGAAGCACATGAAAATAAAGGGAAAGTAATTGTTACTGCACCGTATCAATCAGCATCTACAAAAAATATGGTAGTGACAATTGCTAAAGAAGTAAAAGATGGTAAAGGTGTTATAGGCATTAACTTGAATTTGGATAACATCTTAAAGATTTCAAAAATGATTAACATTGGTGAAAAAGGCTATGCGGTTATTTTAGATCAAGATCAGCAAATTGTTAGTCATCCATCTAGAAAACCAGGTTCAAAGGTTACTGAGCCTTGGATTAAACCAATTTATGAAGATAAACAAGGAAATGTATCTTATGCAGAACAAGATGATAAAAAGAATTTAATCTTTGCAACAAATGAGAAAACAGGATGGAAAGTAGTTGGAGTTATGTTTGACGAAGAAATTACTCAAGCTGCGAATCCAGTGTTTTATAAGACTTTGATTGTCATTGCTATCGCTATTGTATTTGGTAGTGTATTAATTTATTTCATTACAAATTCTATTACAAGGCCATTACGAAAAATAGCTGAATCGGCACATAAAATTAGTAAGGGAGATTTAACTGAAACAATTACAATCCATTCCAAGGATGATATAGGGAAATTAGGGAATTCATTTAATGAAATGTCTACGTCTTTACAAGATGTGATTACTCAAATTAGTTTTTCAGCAGAACATGTCGCTGCATCGGCGGAAGAGTTAACAGCGAGTGTACAGCAAGCGAATGATGCGACAGATCAAATTACAATTGCAATGGAACAAGTATCGGGTGGGGCTGAATCACAAAGACAAGGTGTTGAAGAGGGTGCGGCTACATTACAACAAGTAAATACAGCAATTCAAGATGTAACTGGAAGTGCAGAGTCAATTTCAATCTCCTCATTACATGCGAGAGAAAGAGCTGAAGAGGGAGAAGAATTGGTTGAGCAAACTGCAAAACAAATGCAATCTATTTCTAAGTCCGTGTCCCAATCAGATGCCATTATTAAACTTCTTGATGAGAAATCAAAGCAGGTAGGAGCTATTTCTGAAGCAATTCAAAACATTGCTACTCAAACGAACTTATTAGCTTTAAATGCGGCTATTGAGGCAGCAAGAGCAGGTGAACAGGGACGAGGATTTGCTATTGTAGCAGATGAGGTTAGAAAATTAGCAGAGCAATCAGGAGAATCATCTGGAGAGATTGCAAATTTAATTACAGAAATTAAGGCTGATATTGAACATACTGTTAAGGCGATGGATAATGTGAGTGGGGAAGTTCAGCAGGGCTTAGAGGTTGTAACGAAAACCAAAGTAAGTTTTACAGAAATTTTAAGTTCTACTACACATATTGTTTCTCAAGTTAATCAAATGGTAGAAACAACGAAGATAATTGCTGGAGATGCAAATGCAGTAACAAATGCTATTGATGAAATTGCAGCGGCTGCAGAAGAAAATACCGCTAGTATGCAAAGTGTTGCAGCTTCAACAGAAGAACAAGTAAATTCGATGGAAGAAATTAGTTCAGCTTCGCAAAACTTAGCTGAGATGGCCGAAGAACTACAAGCAATGACTAGTAAATTTAAAGTATAA
- a CDS encoding C39 family peptidase, with protein sequence MSVLCIGIWGAYTNGITEYVEKAKELLLSSIQSQKRIEFSNNDEKVMLSNVPLIQQLPELDRGCEVTSLAMMLQYAGVSVDKMKLANEIKKVDFMDEGVRGNPNEGFVGNIYTFSESGYGVYHGPLFQLAKKYLPNKAVDLTGESIEEIYKSVKAGQPVVMITNATYAPLDEDEFTTWETNSGDVSITYNEHCVVLVGYDKESVYIRDPLDDSLDVKVPRGNFEQAWVQMGSQAISYVNNSK encoded by the coding sequence ATGTCCGTACTATGTATAGGAATATGGGGTGCATATACAAATGGGATTACAGAGTATGTGGAGAAAGCAAAGGAATTACTATTATCAAGTATACAAAGTCAAAAACGAATAGAGTTTAGTAATAACGATGAAAAAGTCATGTTATCAAATGTGCCTTTAATTCAGCAATTACCAGAGCTAGATAGAGGCTGTGAAGTGACAAGCCTAGCGATGATGTTACAATATGCGGGTGTTTCTGTAGATAAGATGAAATTAGCAAATGAAATAAAAAAAGTTGATTTTATGGATGAGGGTGTACGTGGGAATCCGAATGAAGGGTTTGTAGGGAATATTTATACTTTTTCTGAATCCGGATACGGTGTATATCATGGACCGCTTTTTCAGTTAGCGAAAAAATATTTACCTAATAAAGCCGTGGATTTAACAGGGGAGAGTATAGAAGAAATTTATAAGAGTGTAAAGGCAGGACAACCGGTAGTCATGATTACGAATGCAACATATGCACCGCTAGATGAGGATGAATTTACTACATGGGAAACAAATAGTGGGGATGTTTCTATTACGTATAATGAACATTGTGTTGTACTTGTTGGGTACGATAAGGAATCTGTATATATTCGAGATCCCCTCGATGATAGCTTAGATGTAAAAGTGCCAAGAGGGAACTTTGAACAGGCATGGGTGCAGATGGGGAGTCAGGCAATTAGCTATGTAAATAACTCCAAATAA
- a CDS encoding transporter — MQKKMMTVFTIGVMSLSILGGASPSGMTKGKTDYTQRSKEQLNDGKIHAMHTEEKAEKLGIETDGKEQITLEKEIHETEVGREAEQLGISAEGKDVGILSEEIYETKVRKEALKLGISIENTSIVSLIDQINKIKINNEAEKLGVSTEGKEIEEIEEEIYGAKVREEAENLGIAQQGKEMEELAREVYEQKVQEEAKKYHIDLYGKDIYQVLREINEQKVIEIADELGMDRANLNIQDLAEKINFEQPEKGKELKFVPMVQTDADAFYSYLTN; from the coding sequence TTGCAAAAGAAAATGATGACGGTATTCACTATTGGAGTAATGAGTTTAAGTATATTAGGGGGTGCCTCTCCTTCTGGAATGACAAAAGGAAAGACAGATTACACGCAGCGTAGTAAAGAACAATTAAATGATGGGAAAATACATGCAATGCATACTGAAGAAAAAGCGGAAAAGTTAGGCATTGAAACGGATGGGAAAGAACAAATTACGTTAGAAAAAGAAATTCATGAGACTGAGGTAGGAAGAGAAGCAGAACAATTAGGTATTTCGGCAGAAGGAAAAGATGTTGGAATTCTTTCAGAAGAAATTTATGAAACAAAAGTGAGGAAAGAAGCGTTGAAACTAGGAATATCTATAGAGAATACGTCGATTGTAAGTTTAATTGATCAAATTAATAAGATTAAAATTAATAATGAAGCAGAAAAGCTTGGTGTTTCAACTGAAGGAAAAGAAATAGAAGAAATTGAGGAAGAAATCTACGGAGCGAAAGTTAGAGAAGAAGCAGAAAATCTAGGTATTGCTCAACAAGGAAAAGAGATGGAAGAGTTAGCACGAGAAGTGTACGAACAAAAAGTACAGGAAGAAGCAAAAAAATATCATATTGATTTATATGGCAAAGATATATATCAAGTATTAAGAGAAATAAATGAGCAAAAGGTAATAGAAATAGCAGATGAGCTTGGTATGGATAGAGCGAATTTGAATATTCAAGATTTAGCGGAGAAGATAAATTTTGAACAACCTGAAAAGGGAAAAGAGCTTAAGTTTGTTCCTATGGTTCAAACAGATGCTGATGCGTTTTATTCATATTTAACGAATTAA
- a CDS encoding ATP-binding protein → MFQKTRIRLTIVNSLVFILLIGVLGSIVYSYTYKRIYNEVDQSIKMMAQYGEKLDVKIPPRKRMENIQIGDPWVTRITWNGKIVKIEGDNRKFRSIFEENLEKFSPKKLEDLQDIEVQGRYFRAFALQKDGEIVQIVRDITAEEGMLNTLFLILVIGCGIGSLCAIGIGFFLAGRALIPIQNSWEKQQQFVSDASHELRTPLAVIQSKTDVLFQSPSATIEEKAMDISTISKECRRLSKLVSNLLLLARSDSNQIEMDKKIFELDKLLEEIIDPYKEIASYQEKEMILKVERDISFRGDRERIHQMMVILLDNAMKYTNEDGHIQIDCTQMSNSIRIRVKDNGIGVKEEDIPKLFDRFYQGDKTRSTSEGAGLGLSIANWIVEKHYGKISVESKWGEGTCFEVIFPKNQRL, encoded by the coding sequence ATGTTTCAAAAAACACGCATCCGTTTGACTATAGTGAACTCATTAGTATTTATTCTATTAATAGGAGTATTAGGTAGTATTGTTTATTCGTACACATATAAGCGTATTTATAATGAAGTGGATCAATCTATAAAAATGATGGCTCAGTATGGAGAAAAACTAGATGTTAAAATACCACCAAGAAAACGCATGGAGAATATCCAAATTGGAGATCCATGGGTAACTAGAATAACTTGGAATGGGAAAATAGTGAAAATAGAGGGCGATAACCGTAAATTTCGTTCTATTTTTGAAGAGAATTTGGAAAAGTTTTCTCCAAAAAAGTTAGAGGATTTGCAAGATATTGAAGTGCAAGGACGATATTTTAGAGCATTTGCGCTTCAAAAAGATGGAGAAATAGTTCAAATCGTGCGAGATATAACAGCGGAAGAAGGAATGTTAAATACTTTATTTTTAATTCTCGTTATAGGTTGTGGTATAGGAAGTCTCTGTGCAATAGGTATCGGCTTTTTCCTAGCTGGCAGAGCACTCATACCTATTCAAAATTCATGGGAGAAGCAGCAGCAGTTCGTTTCCGATGCATCGCATGAATTAAGAACGCCACTTGCAGTTATTCAATCAAAAACGGATGTTTTATTCCAGTCACCATCCGCTACGATAGAAGAAAAAGCGATGGACATTTCTACAATATCTAAGGAATGCAGGCGGTTATCGAAACTAGTTAGCAATTTATTATTGTTAGCACGTTCTGATTCTAATCAAATTGAGATGGACAAGAAAATATTTGAACTGGATAAATTGTTAGAAGAGATCATAGATCCATATAAAGAAATTGCTTCTTATCAAGAAAAAGAGATGATATTAAAAGTAGAACGTGACATATCGTTTAGGGGTGATAGAGAGAGAATCCATCAAATGATGGTCATATTGTTAGATAATGCGATGAAGTATACGAATGAAGACGGGCATATTCAAATTGATTGCACACAAATGAGTAATTCAATTCGTATACGGGTGAAAGATAATGGGATAGGGGTTAAAGAAGAAGATATTCCGAAATTATTTGATCGTTTTTATCAAGGGGATAAGACAAGAAGTACATCAGAAGGAGCTGGATTAGGTCTTTCAATCGCCAATTGGATTGTAGAAAAGCATTACGGAAAAATATCAGTAGAGAGCAAATGGGGAGAGGGCACTTGTTTTGAAGTGATTTTTCCTAAAAACCAAAGATTATAA
- a CDS encoding response regulator transcription factor produces MRLLVVEDNASLLESIVQILRDEFEVDTALNGEDGLFLAMQNIYDAILLDVMMPGMDGFEVIQKIRDEKIETPVLFLTARDSLEDRVKGLDFGGDDYIVKPFQAPELKARIRALLRRSGSLTTKQTIRYKGIELFGKDKDVQVDGQDIKLTLKQYELLEYLIQNSGKILMREQIFDRVWGFDSDTTVAIVEVYVHHLRKKLEPFGYQKDIQTVRGIGYMLKEQ; encoded by the coding sequence ATGCGCTTACTTGTAGTAGAAGATAATGCTTCGTTATTAGAGTCTATCGTACAAATTTTGCGTGATGAATTTGAAGTAGATACAGCGTTAAATGGAGAAGATGGATTGTTTTTGGCGATGCAAAACATTTATGATGCAATTTTGCTAGATGTGATGATGCCAGGAATGGACGGGTTTGAAGTAATTCAAAAAATACGTGATGAAAAGATTGAAACGCCAGTCCTGTTTTTAACAGCGAGAGATTCTTTAGAAGATCGAGTGAAAGGGTTGGATTTTGGCGGAGACGACTATATCGTAAAGCCGTTTCAAGCACCAGAACTAAAGGCGAGAATTCGTGCTTTATTACGCAGAAGTGGTAGTTTAACAACAAAGCAGACAATTCGATATAAAGGAATTGAATTGTTTGGAAAAGATAAAGATGTTCAAGTAGATGGACAAGATATTAAGCTGACATTAAAACAATATGAGCTTTTAGAGTATCTCATTCAAAATAGTGGAAAGATTTTAATGCGTGAACAAATTTTTGATCGTGTTTGGGGATTTGATTCAGATACGACAGTAGCAATTGTAGAAGTGTATGTGCATCATTTACGTAAAAAATTAGAGCCATTCGGTTATCAGAAAGATATTCAAACTGTTCGTGGTATTGGATATATGTTAAAAGAACAATGA
- a CDS encoding metallophosphoesterase family protein: MNRILVISDIHGEIDKFKKLLEEIQYNAKQDQLILLGDYVDRGPNARAVIEKVKELKEEGAFVLKGNHEDMMIKALTTDEERSWNHWVKRNGGDKTLYSYGFVEEDIAVNEGDFQKPILQSHVLEEHVKFIQELDHYIETEEYIFVHAGVEPMKRVSESEPYTLMWIRNEFHSGYSGEKVVVFGHTETKTLHGSENCGVYFGSNRIIGIDGGAVYGGQLNCLELPSKKVYVVKN; the protein is encoded by the coding sequence ATGAATAGGATACTTGTCATTAGTGATATTCATGGAGAGATTGATAAATTTAAAAAGTTACTTGAGGAAATACAATACAATGCAAAACAAGATCAATTAATTCTATTAGGGGATTATGTGGATCGTGGTCCGAATGCACGTGCTGTAATTGAAAAGGTAAAAGAGCTAAAAGAAGAAGGAGCATTCGTTTTAAAGGGAAATCATGAAGATATGATGATTAAAGCGTTAACGACAGATGAGGAACGTTCATGGAACCATTGGGTAAAAAGAAATGGTGGAGATAAAACGTTATATAGCTATGGATTTGTAGAAGAAGATATCGCAGTTAATGAAGGAGACTTCCAAAAGCCGATTTTACAATCTCACGTATTAGAGGAACATGTAAAATTCATTCAAGAATTAGATCATTACATTGAAACAGAAGAGTATATATTTGTACATGCTGGTGTTGAGCCAATGAAACGAGTTTCTGAATCTGAACCATATACGCTAATGTGGATCCGTAATGAGTTTCATAGTGGGTATAGTGGCGAAAAGGTTGTTGTATTTGGCCATACGGAAACAAAAACGCTTCATGGTAGTGAGAATTGCGGAGTATATTTTGGTAGTAATCGTATTATTGGAATTGATGGCGGGGCTGTATATGGTGGTCAGTTAAATTGTTTGGAGTTGCCGAGTAAAAAGGTGTATGTAGTAAAAAATTGA
- a CDS encoding GNAT family N-acetyltransferase, with the protein MRLSELELIAIQAEVLFVHNQVGKMICVNEQGNPKAPRFFLGRTREGNIKRYHYNLDSEMISKIEKLILECSNHIEIAKIIKVLNDERTVENIWMGSAYMFPNNSNKLTRAIQITEKNKELMRENFPNLIEQMEWRKPYFAIVKNEKVVSICCSARSTPIAAEASVETLEAFQGNGYGADVVAAWAISIQEEKRIPLYSTSWDNFASQAVARKLKLIKYGMNLHIT; encoded by the coding sequence ATGAGGCTTTCAGAACTTGAGTTAATAGCAATTCAGGCAGAGGTTTTATTTGTTCATAATCAAGTAGGAAAAATGATATGTGTAAATGAACAGGGAAATCCGAAAGCACCGCGTTTTTTTCTTGGCAGAACTCGTGAAGGGAATATAAAGAGATATCATTATAATCTGGATAGTGAAATGATAAGTAAGATTGAAAAATTAATTTTAGAATGTTCAAATCATATAGAGATAGCAAAGATTATTAAAGTATTAAATGATGAGAGAACGGTGGAGAATATTTGGATGGGTTCTGCTTACATGTTTCCAAATAATTCAAACAAGCTAACTAGGGCGATACAAATAACAGAGAAGAATAAAGAACTCATGCGAGAAAATTTCCCTAATTTAATAGAACAGATGGAATGGAGGAAACCTTATTTTGCGATTGTTAAAAATGAAAAGGTAGTTTCTATATGTTGCAGTGCCAGAAGTACGCCCATAGCTGCTGAGGCAAGTGTGGAAACTTTAGAGGCGTTCCAAGGAAATGGATATGGTGCTGATGTTGTTGCAGCTTGGGCAATATCAATACAAGAAGAAAAACGCATTCCGCTTTATAGTACTTCTTGGGATAACTTTGCTTCGCAAGCAGTGGCGAGAAAACTAAAATTGATTAAATACGGAATGAATTTACATATCACTTAA